Proteins from one Listeria weihenstephanensis genomic window:
- a CDS encoding bifunctional transcriptional activator/DNA repair enzyme AdaA, whose amino-acid sequence MVVWIWKEELGDLMTVEQWRAICENDVAFDGQFFYAVSSTRIFCRPSCKSRTPKFENVEVFLDAADAIAAGYRPCKRCKSGGERLPDVEWVAQVEAFVREHYREHLTLSRIADGCHGSAYHLHRVFKAQTGMTPLDFVHVVRIREACVLLETTEMRVMEIGAAVGMPNAAQFATLFKRTQGVTPSGYRKTWKGLDGDEDGVL is encoded by the coding sequence ATGGTTGTATGGATATGGAAAGAGGAGTTGGGTGATTTGATGACGGTGGAGCAGTGGCGTGCAATTTGTGAGAATGATGTGGCGTTTGATGGGCAATTTTTTTATGCGGTTAGTTCGACGCGGATTTTTTGTCGGCCTTCGTGTAAGTCGCGGACGCCTAAGTTTGAAAATGTCGAGGTGTTTTTGGATGCGGCGGATGCGATTGCTGCGGGATATCGGCCTTGTAAACGGTGTAAGTCGGGCGGGGAGCGATTGCCGGATGTGGAGTGGGTCGCGCAGGTTGAGGCGTTTGTGAGAGAGCATTATCGGGAGCATTTGACGCTTTCACGGATTGCGGATGGGTGTCATGGCAGTGCGTATCATCTGCATCGGGTTTTTAAGGCGCAGACGGGGATGACGCCGCTTGATTTTGTGCATGTGGTGCGGATTCGGGAGGCGTGTGTGTTGCTGGAAACGACGGAGATGCGGGTGATGGAGATTGGTGCTGCGGTTGGGATGCCGAATGCGGCGCAGTTTGCGACGTTGTTTAAGCGGACGCAGGGCGTGACACCGAGCGGGTATCGGAAAACGTGGAAGGGGTTGG